A window of Atribacteraceae bacterium genomic DNA:
CCTCTTACCCCCTGGGCGACCTCGGAGTTTCGTAAAGGCGGCCTGTACCGGTCTGGAGATGACGGCCCCGCGGACGAAGAGAAGCCGGAGGATGCGTTACAAAAGCTTTTGGAATAAAGGGAGGACCTGCCATGTACAGGGAAATTTTGATTACCACCCGCGCCCGGGAGGAGTTCGTGAACATCACCTCCCGAGTGGCCGAAATAGTTTCGACTTCACAACAGCCGGAGGGTTTGTGTTATATCCATGTTCCGCATACCACTGCTGGAATCACCATTAACGAGAACGCCGATCCTGACGTAACCGTTGATATACTGGAGGGACTCCGCCGGATCGTCCCCGCGTCGGGCTATCTCCATGGTGAGGGGAATTCCCCGGCTCACATCAAAGCCTCCCTGGTCGGGACCTCGCTTGTGGTAATGGTCGAAAAGGGTCGGCTTCAGATGGGCACCTGGCAGGGCATTTACCTGTGCGAGTTCGACGGACCGAGGCAGCGCCGGGTATGGATAACGGTACGATGAACAACCCAGGCCCCAAACACGCGAAGAATCTCCGCATGCTCCAGAACGCTCGGGGACAGCTCGATGCCGTAATCCGCATGATCAACGAGGACGCCTACTGCATCGATATCTCCCGGCAGATCCTGGCGGCCATTTCCATGTTGCGCAAGGCCAATAGCAAAGTCCTCCACCGCCACCTGGAAACCTGTTTACGGACCGCCTTGGAAACCGGCAATGCGGCCGAAAAAATCAATGAACTGGAAGCTATCCTGGCCTTCATGGAAAAAAATCTGTAAACTTCCCCTTTGCTAAATCACCCGACTTTGCGGCCGAGCCTTAACAGGTTGTGTCCCTACAGATGTAAAGCCGCAGAATATATGATTGATTCTACTGCAATAAGTAATTTTGCTGCAAAAGAACAAAGGAAGCCTGGGTC
This region includes:
- a CDS encoding secondary thiamine-phosphate synthase enzyme YjbQ, producing the protein MYREILITTRAREEFVNITSRVAEIVSTSQQPEGLCYIHVPHTTAGITINENADPDVTVDILEGLRRIVPASGYLHGEGNSPAHIKASLVGTSLVVMVEKGRLQMGTWQGIYLCEFDGPRQRRVWITVR
- a CDS encoding metal-sensing transcriptional repressor; translated protein: MNNPGPKHAKNLRMLQNARGQLDAVIRMINEDAYCIDISRQILAAISMLRKANSKVLHRHLETCLRTALETGNAAEKINELEAILAFMEKNL